Proteins from a genomic interval of Vicia villosa cultivar HV-30 ecotype Madison, WI unplaced genomic scaffold, Vvil1.0 ctg.001911F_1_1, whole genome shotgun sequence:
- the LOC131637088 gene encoding PHD finger protein At1g33420-like: MVFNERPTKRMKRRVTADLYDFLTFPSAGDFSDAVPFRNRVHRFLSDHARVAFPPSLFPSLMTWQILFRVGDDVDGSDLSSALVTLDIVEEDVTCSRSTVYCDQCRVVGWSDHPVCQKRFHFIIRSGSDAVEAYQRPCSKCGDLVQLSEASCKSCNLDISVDDLEDWVYLQIEDNTHLLHGVVHSNGYGHLLTLNGREGGSMLLSGSDLLGFWDRLCAAIAVRKVSVMDLSKKFGLDYRLLHAITKGHSWYGNWGYEFGTGCYGLTKEAYNKAVDTLSKMPLPVFSFHGRGARNRVQTVISLYQSFAATELLTIKDLLSFMLKLVHKFRNPRSAKSPQHEITCPYNILCAWTRNEVEDVQQALIKVLLASSACKEAKWVTRRTLKGSICMRVRSPELVDYSLKHLPGKLAANGMVVCSRCNPKSCAVEFRLGPFTNVFTSNSSYPSEEQVISDLTFLFNTIIRPEKKFSYRPKSMRKTIADSARTVLDCKQFMKNYESDHVTTESPSDMRLWCHVELSDQPKEDHPTPPPELIVLPIDATVDDLMKEVTSAFQEVYAMYKRFQAEELLGYGKINNLYTLKFLFGSNSSVRILGKCPTKHGLSRFRKERGTEEWKVDCTCGAKDDDGEKMLACDTCGVWQHTRCAGIGGSAPSKFVCRGCVNSYRVKIQSYSSSSEACKLKTSCRDEAAASVTCNINVNFGVR, translated from the exons ATGGTATTCAACGAGAGGCCAACCAAGAGGATGAAAAGAAGGGTCACCGCTGATCTTTACGATTTTCTCACTTTCCCTTCCGCCGGCGACTTCTCCGACGCAGTACCTTTTCGTAACCGTGTTCATCGTTTTCTATCTGATCACGCTCGTGTCGCTTTTCCTCCCTCTCTTTTTCCCTCTCTGATGACGTGGCAGATCTTGTTTCGTGTTGGGGATGATGTTGATGGCTCTGATCTTTCGTCTGCTTTGGTTACTCTTGACATTGTTGAAGAGGATGTTACTTGTTCTCGTAGTACGGTTTATTGTGACCAGTGCCGAGTTGTTG GATGGAGTGATCATCCTGTATGTCAAAAGCGATTTCATTTCATAATAAGGTCGGGTAGTGATGCCGTCGAAGCATACCAAAGACCTTGCTCGAAATGTGGAGATCTTGTCCAATTATCTGAAGCAAG TTGCAAGTCATGTAATCTTGACATCTCTGTTGATGATCTGGAGGATTGGGTGTATCTTCAAATTGAAGATAACACGCATCTTCTGCATGGAGTTGTGCATTCCAATGGTTATGGCCACTTGCTTACTCTCAACGGAAGAGAAGGTGGCTCGATGCTTCTCTCGGGTTCTGATTTATTAGGTTTCTGGGATAGGCTCTGTGCTGCCATTGCtgttag GAAGGTTAGTGTGATGGACTTGTCTAAGAAGTTTGGTCTGGATTATCGTTTGCTTCATGCAATCACCAAAGGGCATTCATGGTATGGCAATTGGGGTTATGAATTTGGAACTGGCTGCTATGGTCTTACCAAAGAAGCATACAATAAGGCCGTTGATACCTTGTCCAAGATGCCCTTGCCCGTATTTTCATTCCATGGTCGAGGAGCCCGAAACCGTGTGCAGACTGTTATTTCACTTTACCAGTCTTTTGCAGCAACCGAACTTCTAACAATTAAAGATCTCTTGTCCTTTATGTTGAAATTGGTTCATAAATTTCGTAATCCAAGAAGTGCAAAGTCTCCACAACATGAAATCACCTGTCCATATAATATACTATGTGCATGGACAAGAAATGAGGTCGAAGACGTTCAGCAAGCTTTGATAAAGGTACTGCTTGCATCTAGTGCATGTAAGGAGGCCAAATGGGTTACAAGGCGAACTCTCAAGGGGTCCATATGTATGCGAGTTAGATCCCCAGAGCTGGTAGACTATAGTCTTAAGCACTTGCCAGGGAAATTAGCTGCAAATGGAATGGTTGTTTGTTCGCGATGCAATCCGAAATCTTGTGCTGTGGAATTCAG GTTGGGACCTTTTACTAATGTATTTACCTCAAATTCAAGCTATCCTTCAGAAGAGCAAGTGATATCTgatttgacatttttatttaatacaattattcGCCCTGAAAAAAAATTCAGCTACAGACCAAAGAGTATGAGGAAAACGATTGCTGATTCAGCTAGAACTGTTCTTGACTGTAAGCAGTTTATGAAGAATTATGAATCTGATCATGTGACCACAGAATCGCCTTCAGATATGAGGCTCTGGTGTCATGTGGAGCTTTCCGACCAGCCTAAAGAGGACCATCCAACACCACCCCCCGAACTAATTGTTTTGCCTATAGATGCTACTGTTGATGACCTGATGAAAGAAGTCACTAGTGCTTTTCAAGAGGTATATGCAATGTACAAGAGGTTTCAAGCTGAGGAACTTCTAGGATATGGTAAAATCAACAATTTATATACCTTGAAATTCCTTTTTGGATCAAATTCAAGTGTTAGAATCCTAGGAAAATGTCCTACCAAACATGGCCTAAGCCGATTCCGGAAGGAGCGAGGAACAGAAGAGTGGAAAGTTGATTGCACTTGTGGTGCTAAGGATGATGATGGAGAAAAAATGTTGGCATGTGATACTTGTGGTGTCTGGCAGCATACAAGATGTGCGGGAATTGGTGGTTCCGCACCTTCCAAATTTGTATGTAGGGGATGTGTAAACTCCTATCGTGTGAAAATCCAAAGTTACTCATCTTCTAGCGAGGCTTGTAAATTGAAAACATCTTGCAGAGATGAAGCTGCTGCATCGGTTACTTGTAATATAAATGTAAATTTTGGTGTACGTTAG